The Candidatus Schekmanbacteria bacterium genomic interval AATTACAATTCCTCCAGATGTTGGCGAGATTGATTATCTTGGATATTCTCCATGTGAAAATCTATTGGTTTTGTGTGAGTGTAAAATGGTCAGAGCAGGCTTTGAACCAAAATATTTCCGCGATGAGATATATGAATTTGTGGGCAGCAACACATCTTATTTTAAGAAGTTTCAAAGGAAAATTGATTGGGTACGTCAGAACGTAAATGATATATGTGATGCTCTATCATCTGTTCGGGTACATGATGTACCCATTACACCGACCCGTATTGCAACAGTAATTGTCACACTCTATCCGTCTATCGTTTCTTGTTTTACTACTGATTTTCCATGCGTCTCTATCACCGAAATCATGATGGGATACAAACAGAATGGGAATTGGCCCTATAAATTGGGAGTACTTATTTGCTGAGATTGAAGGTAAACCTAACAAGCGTTTGCAGCCACTATGTTTTTCAGCTTTGTTTTGTCAGCCAAGTTGTCGTAAACTGAAACTGCTTATCTTGCCCCGCAAAGGTTCAAAAGGGGTTAGGTCTTGAAAGATAAGTTTTGTTATGTAATCTGAAGACTGTAAAGCTTGGACATACAATGAAACAAATTGCTTCATATTTACAAGTCCATTCTACAGATGCAAGCAAGTTAATAATACGTTAGAAAAAAAGTGATAATTCAAGAAATGGCCCCTCTAATTTCCCTGCTTTTTGACTTACTATTCAAACGAACTTGACACGGGATTTTCTGATGGATATTCTTTGGATATACGCAGGAGGTAGCGTTAATGGTTACGAAAATTCAAAAATGGGGAAACAGCCAGGGGCTGCGTATTGCCAGACAGGTTCTTGAGGACGCGCACATTTCGGTGGGCGACGAGGTTGACGTGACAATAAGGAAAGGCATGCTTATCATTGCTCCGATAAAATGCATTCGTGGTCTCAGGAGTCTGGAAGAACTGGTCTCACGCATACCCAAGAGCTACAAGCCCAAAGAGACTGATTGGGGCAAACCAGTGGGTAAAGAGGTCTGGTAGGTGAAAGAAGATATTCCTGAAAAGGGCGATTTTATTGCAGTCACATTCAATCCCCAGTCCGGGCATGAACAGAAAGGCCGCCGCGCGCGTGGGACCTGCGCATTATAAAAGATACACCCCCGAAGTTAATCCTGCGACGAAAAAAGAGATTTTCACCATCTAAATTAACATAGTATGTCGAAAAAATGTCGACATACTATGCTCAAATGTGCTATTTTATAGTATGGGATGTTTCAAGGAGACGGTAGAGTGACAATAAACATACTTCGTAAAAAGGTAAAGGGTGAGGAGTTTGATTATCAGATCCTCCTTGACTGTCTAAAGGGAGTGAAATGCCCGCGCGACAAGATTACAAACATGCTCAAGCGTGGTATGATAATTCGTATTAAGAAGGGCATCTATGTCTTTGGCAAGGATTATGCCCGAAGTCCTTTCTCAAGGGAAGTGCTTGCTAATATGATTTATGGACCTTCCTATATATCGCTTGAATATGCCCTTCATTATTATGGGTTTATTCCTGAGCGCGTCGAGGCATTGACATCAAGTACATGCGGACGCGGGCGGAAATTTTCAACGCCTGCCGGATTGTTTATTTATTGTTCGATACCGCGAAAGGCTTACAGCAAAGGGATAGACAGAGTAGAAATCTCGGGTGGAAGCTCCTTTCTGATAGCTGTACCGGAGAAGGCGCTTGCAGACAAGGTATTCCTTGACAGGGGGACAGGCATAAAGACACAAAGAGAAATGGAAAGATATCTGAGCGAGAACCTTCGTATTGACTTTAGTCAACTGGAACGTCTTAACCATAATTTGATTTGTGAGCTTGCATCTTGCTATGGCTCAAGGAAGATAAGGCTGTTAAGCGAGCTCATCCATAAGTCAGCAAAATAAAAAAATGAATGATATATGAATGAAGTAATTTCAAAAATGATTTCTGCCTATGAGTGCAGGACGCTCGACGACTATGTAAAGGCACTTCGCGAGATTATGCAGGAAGTTGCCCTCCTCGGACTTTGGAGAAGCAAATTTTTCGAGCATTCTGCTTTTTACGGCGGAACAGCGCTGCGGCTTCTTTACGGATTGGACCGCTATTCGGAGGATCTTGATTTCTCGCTTCTTAAAGCTAACCCGGATTTTAACATTTCGCGGTATCTTAATGTCCTGAGAAATGAGCTGGTGTCATATGGCTTTGATGTAAGCCTTGAGAAAAAGAAGAAAGGAGAAGGCACTGCAATCCAATCTGCTTTTCTAAAGGCTGATACATTGAAGCAGCTTATCGTAGTTGAAGCTCAGAAAAATATAGTAGCAGAACTGCCGCGAGGAAGAATAATAAAAATTAAACTCGAAATCGATACAAATCCACCGGCAGGATTTGAAACTGAAACAAAGTTCCTGCTTCAGCCTATCCCTTTTTCAGTCAAAGTCTTTTCATTGCCTGATCTTTTTGCGGGAAAGATGCACGCACTTCTCTGCAGAAACTGGAAAAGCAGGGTTAAGGGACGTGACTGGTATGACTTTGTCTGGTATGTTTCAAATCATCCGAATTTAAGGCTTTCACATCTTGAAAAAAGAATGCAGCAGAGTGGACATATAAGGGAAGAAGAACATCTTGAAGAAGATGAATTCCGCTCAATGTTGAGGGAAAAAATAAAAGCGGTTGACGTAGTACAAATTAAAAAAGAGGTAACTCCATTCCTAAAAAATCCGGATATGATTGCAATATGGTCTGAAAAGTTTTTCCTGAGCCTGATAGAGAAAATTAAAATTGTATAGAGAAGAAAAACATTTCTTATCCTAAACAGGCTTTTTTTATGCGACTATAAGTTCAACAGGGAAAGGCTGGTCAATGCCGACGGTTTTGCTGACATAAAGTTTTTCAATCCCTATTACTTTGCCATTCTTATCTTTTTTAAGAATAACACCTTCCCCTACCTCTTCGCATAGAACCTCATCCTCGGGATTCCCAAACCAGATATCCATTGTGTCCGATTTCTTGTGATAATAAACAATTACCTTGTCCATATCACATCTCCTTCCTTTACTTTCTCTGTTGGATAAGCTGTAATTATAAAACCTTTCATTCCCGAATTCTTAACTACTACACAATATAGTCTATCAATCAGTTTGTAGTAAAGGAAAACATTCCTGTCTGTCCTGCTCTGTTTGATTTCATCAGGAAATTTCAAAGTATTTTTTACAGCTTCTTTCTTCCCCTTCATAATCGGGTGCTTTATTGTGGTGATATAAAGCCAATAGTTTTTTGTTGTTCTTACCTCAATATTAAGAGGTGTCATTATTGAAAAAAATATTTTTTCCTCAAAATACATAAGATGTTCTCAGACTTTATACTTAGCTTTTCCTGAAACGGTAGCTTAGGAATACCATTGCAAGACCTGCCGGAAATAGAAGGCCAGAGCTTGGTTCAGGCACCGGATTGACACATATCTGCTGGCCGTTGTTAAGTTTGCCCGGATTGCCGAAACCTGTTCCCCAGGGGCTTATGGCTGATGCTGCAAATGATGATAAAAGGGTTTCGTCAGATGACGTTATAAAGAGTTTGTAGATTGAGTTGTTAATGGCAATATCTGGGAAAATAAAATCCTGAAGCAATATGTCATTTCCGTTTCCTGCAATTCCGTCAATGCTGTCAATGAGCGAGATTTCCTCGCCGGTGTTAAGCAGGCTCATTGCCGAGGAAGTGACTCCTGCATAAATTGACGAATCCGTATAGAGGGAAGAAAAACTCACAGCGCCTGCCGGCTCGCTTATAACAGCAAATGTGCCGTCGGGTATTGAATGTATGTCAGCATATCCGGAAAGCTGTATGATGGATTTGTAGCTTGCCCCGCCATTGTCGCTAAACATGAGTCTTGAAAGGTTAAGGATATTTCCGGTGCCATTGTATATCTCGATCCATTCTCCGCCGGTATCAGAAACCGGATGGTCATACATTAGTTCGCTTATCTCAATACCGTCGCTGATATTAATTGGCGAAGCTACGGAGACAGAGGTGAGAGTGATGAGGCATACAAAAGATAAAACAGCACAGCAGATAAAACCAAAGTTACATTTTTTCATATTATCCTCCTTGTTTGTTAAAATAATATAAAATAAACAAAAAAGAGCAAATAATGTCAATAGAAAAGTTTGTGGAAATTTTAAGGTTAAAAAGCAGAAGTTGAAAAAAGAGGTGAAGCTATTAGTAGTTTTAGCTTCTAAGCGCTGTCACTATATTAGTTCTTGAGGCTTTGAATGCAGGGAGCACGCCTCCGATAAAGCCCATGATAACGGCAAAGAGCATGGACTGAAAAGCAATGCGCGGGGAAAGTTCGAACTTGAAGGCTATTTCCGAGAAGGTCTGAAAATTCATTGTAGAGACTGTTATAAGCTGCATGAAAGATGCAGCGGCAAGACCGATTATTCCACCTGATAATGATAAGAAAAGGCATTCAATCATAAATGCCATCAGTATGCTTCTCCTTCTAAACCCTATGGCGCGCAATGTCCCGATCTCTCCGGTCCTTGCACCTACCGATGCATACATCGTTATCATTGCTCCTATTGTGGCGCCAAGGCTGAAGATAATAGTGATGGTAAGCCCCAGAAATTTTATGAATGTAGAGAATACTTCAGATTGTTCCGCGTAGTATACTCTTTCCCTCTTAATCTCTGCTGTGAGCCTCTGATCAGCCTCAATCCGTTCCTTTAGCGCTTCAAAATCTGAAACGGCTCTAAGTCTCATGGTGACAGATGAATAGACAGGTCTTCTGAAAGCGCTCATAATCTGTTCCGAATCACCCCAAATCTCGGAATCAAAGCCGCTGTTCTGTGCATCGAAGATACCAACAACCTTCCAATCCTGCCCTGAAAATCTTATTGTCGCCCCGAGCTCAACTCCGAGGAAATTCTTGTGTATAGAGCTTCCCACAATTATTTCGCGAAGCCCTTTCTGCCATGCTCTTCCTGACTTTATCTTTACCTGTGGACGGAGGGACATACCGTTTTCTCCTGTCCCTCTTACGGTTACATTTGACATTGCCCCTGTTGACTTCTTGGGAAGAGTTATGAGGATGACTGTTTCTTTAGCTACCATAGGTTCGCCGCCTCTGCTAACTGCAATCTCAGGATTGTTTATAATCAGGTTTGCCTGTTCACGGGTAAGACTGCTCTGGATTTCTGTTTGTGATGACTTCCTGATGACAATTACATTATCATCTGAGCCTGTATCCACTAATGTTTTTTCAAGTCCATGCGAAAGCATGAGCACGTCTGCGAAGACAAACACTACCAGCGCTATTCCAAGCGCAGTAAGAGTGCTTGTAAACCTCCTGGCAAGCACATTCTTGATATTGTAGCTGATGGGTATCATAATCCTGTCTTCATCCTATTTTTCTCAAGCTTGTAGCTATTGGCGTATTGATTGCTCTCCATGCAGGAAAGAGTGATGCAAGAATACCTACTGCGAATGCAATCAGGAGTCCCATCCATATGGTATCGTTTGATACGCTGATTACAGGAAGGTATGTTTCAATAGCCTTGCCGAATATTTTTACCAGCGGGAATGTAAGCGGGATCCCGATAGCTGCTCCGCCTGCGGCAATGGTGAGCGATTCCCCCAATATAAGCGAAAAGAGTTTTCTTCCGCCGAATCCCATCGCTTTTAAGGTTGCATATTCCGGTATTCTTTCTCTTGCCGCCATTGCCATGGTGTTTAAAAGTATGACGAGTATTATGACTATTATTATGGCTGAGACAATTCTAAGAGCCTTTACAATCGCCTCCACCATGGAAAGAAAGCCAAGCTGGAAGGCCTTTTCAGTCTCGGTGATTGTCTCTGATGAGGAGTTCTTGAACATAGCGTCAATCTCGTTGCTTATTTTTGCCGCATCATCAGGGTTCTCTATCCAGAAGAGAAACCATCCCACATGATCTACTTCTGAGGGCATAATGATTTTTTTTCTCTCATTGAGATAATCCCATCTGAAGAAGAACATGGTCTCATCCACGGATTTTTTCGATGCCTTGTAAAGACCTTCAATTACAAAATCCCATTCCCCGGCAAATATGTTCCCCGTAATTCTTACGGTGTCCCCTTTTTTCCAGCCGAACCGGGCAGCAAGTTTTTTCCCCACTATGCAGCCATTGCGGTGAATCTCAAAGTTTCTTCTTTCCTCAGGGGTGATCAGTATTTCCGGATAGAGCTTGAGATAGTTGGTGTCTATGGCAAAATTGGACATGAAGTTTTTTTCATCCTTGTAATAACCTCCAAACCAGTTTCCATAGCCTATGTTTTTTATTCCCTTAATCTTGGCAATTTTTTCTTTATAGGAAAGCGGGATCGGAGTGATTATAGAAATGGAATTTCTTGTCACCATGCGGTTATCCGATGCCATCTCGACTCCAAAGTACCATGCAGAGATTACCGTCCTTATAAGGATGAAAGACATTATTGCTATGGCAAGTCCAAGGATGGTAAGCGCAGAGCGGAGCTTGTGCCGGGTAACGTTTCTTATCGCAAGTTTTGCAAGGTTCATATTTATTTAAAGATGCTAAACCAAAACACCTTTATCCAGATGCCTTATGGTGTGTGCTTTTTCAGATGCACGCGGAT includes:
- a CDS encoding AbrB/MazE/SpoVT family DNA-binding domain-containing protein, translated to MVTKIQKWGNSQGLRIARQVLEDAHISVGDEVDVTIRKGMLIIAPIKCIRGLRSLEELVSRIPKSYKPKETDWGKPVGKEVW
- a CDS encoding nucleotidyl transferase AbiEii/AbiGii toxin family protein, whose product is MNEVISKMISAYECRTLDDYVKALREIMQEVALLGLWRSKFFEHSAFYGGTALRLLYGLDRYSEDLDFSLLKANPDFNISRYLNVLRNELVSYGFDVSLEKKKKGEGTAIQSAFLKADTLKQLIVVEAQKNIVAELPRGRIIKIKLEIDTNPPAGFETETKFLLQPIPFSVKVFSLPDLFAGKMHALLCRNWKSRVKGRDWYDFVWYVSNHPNLRLSHLEKRMQQSGHIREEEHLEEDEFRSMLREKIKAVDVVQIKKEVTPFLKNPDMIAIWSEKFFLSLIEKIKIV
- a CDS encoding DUF2283 domain-containing protein, translating into MDKVIVYYHKKSDTMDIWFGNPEDEVLCEEVGEGVILKKDKNGKVIGIEKLYVSKTVGIDQPFPVELIVA
- a CDS encoding DUF4258 domain-containing protein, whose product is MYFEEKIFFSIMTPLNIEVRTTKNYWLYITTIKHPIMKGKKEAVKNTLKFPDEIKQSRTDRNVFLYYKLIDRLYCVVVKNSGMKGFIITAYPTEKVKEGDVIWTR
- a CDS encoding lamin tail domain-containing protein, coding for MKKCNFGFICCAVLSFVCLITLTSVSVASPINISDGIEISELMYDHPVSDTGGEWIEIYNGTGNILNLSRLMFSDNGGASYKSIIQLSGYADIHSIPDGTFAVISEPAGAVSFSSLYTDSSIYAGVTSSAMSLLNTGEEISLIDSIDGIAGNGNDILLQDFIFPDIAINNSIYKLFITSSDETLLSSFAASAISPWGTGFGNPGKLNNGQQICVNPVPEPSSGLLFPAGLAMVFLSYRFRKS
- a CDS encoding ABC transporter permease, which codes for MMIPISYNIKNVLARRFTSTLTALGIALVVFVFADVLMLSHGLEKTLVDTGSDDNVIVIRKSSQTEIQSSLTREQANLIINNPEIAVSRGGEPMVAKETVILITLPKKSTGAMSNVTVRGTGENGMSLRPQVKIKSGRAWQKGLREIIVGSSIHKNFLGVELGATIRFSGQDWKVVGIFDAQNSGFDSEIWGDSEQIMSAFRRPVYSSVTMRLRAVSDFEALKERIEADQRLTAEIKRERVYYAEQSEVFSTFIKFLGLTITIIFSLGATIGAMITMYASVGARTGEIGTLRAIGFRRRSILMAFMIECLFLSLSGGIIGLAAASFMQLITVSTMNFQTFSEIAFKFELSPRIAFQSMLFAVIMGFIGGVLPAFKASRTNIVTALRS
- a CDS encoding FtsX-like permease family protein; this translates as MNLAKLAIRNVTRHKLRSALTILGLAIAIMSFILIRTVISAWYFGVEMASDNRMVTRNSISIITPIPLSYKEKIAKIKGIKNIGYGNWFGGYYKDEKNFMSNFAIDTNYLKLYPEILITPEERRNFEIHRNGCIVGKKLAARFGWKKGDTVRITGNIFAGEWDFVIEGLYKASKKSVDETMFFFRWDYLNERKKIIMPSEVDHVGWFLFWIENPDDAAKISNEIDAMFKNSSSETITETEKAFQLGFLSMVEAIVKALRIVSAIIIVIILVILLNTMAMAARERIPEYATLKAMGFGGRKLFSLILGESLTIAAGGAAIGIPLTFPLVKIFGKAIETYLPVISVSNDTIWMGLLIAFAVGILASLFPAWRAINTPIATSLRKIG